The genomic DNA GTTCGGCACACGGCTCATCGCCCGCAGCCTCGCCCACAGCTTCGGCGGGACCGCCCGCATGAGCTACCCGCGCGAGGGGGCGGTGCTGACCTTCGAGGCGCCCCTCGACGCGGTGATGGTCGCCTGATCCCGACGCGGCCGCGCGGCCCTAGGCGCTCAGCCGGGTCTCCGCCTGCAGGTCCCGCAGGGCCGCGACGGTCCGGTCGCGCAGGGTCCTCAGGTCGACCAGCGAACGGGTCAGATCGTCGCCCGACAGGGCCGATTCCTCGAGGCCGCGGCAGGCCCGGGACAGCTCGGCGCAGCCCAGCATGCCGGACATCGAGACCAGTGTGTGCGCCTCGCGGCCGTAATCGTCGTTCGCGCGATCCGGTCCCTCGAAGGCGGTGGTCAGGCTGACGACGAACCGATCGAGGATGCGGACGAGCTTTTCCGTGCCGATCACGGCCGTCAGTTCCTCGAGCGCGTCCCGGTTCACCAGGGAGTGCGACACCGTCGGTCTCCAAGTACGGATCCGCGACAGCGATCCGAGAGAGGCGCGCAACCGAGGCGCCGCCCAACGGCCCAGTTTGCAGCGAAGTGTTTACACCGCGTTGCGTCAGCTTTTCA from Methylobacterium oryzae includes the following:
- a CDS encoding Hpt domain-containing protein, producing the protein MSHSLVNRDALEELTAVIGTEKLVRILDRFVVSLTTAFEGPDRANDDYGREAHTLVSMSGMLGCAELSRACRGLEESALSGDDLTRSLVDLRTLRDRTVAALRDLQAETRLSA